The following proteins are co-located in the Bradyrhizobium sp. AZCC 2176 genome:
- a CDS encoding septal ring lytic transglycosylase RlpA family protein: MLHTNKAAPGTLTRSRTALALIAATLLVGGTVSEASAKSRHHRHHSHHAHKAKSNWMDANASIGSSGSGHGFSGKASFYGNESGSRTASGQRFNQNAMTAAHRSLPFGTKLRVTHRGQSVVVTINDRGPFIKGRVLDLSTGAARAIGLTGAGVGHVTAEVVS, translated from the coding sequence ATGTTGCATACCAATAAAGCGGCGCCGGGAACTCTAACCCGGTCGCGTACGGCGCTCGCGTTGATCGCCGCAACTCTCCTGGTCGGAGGCACCGTCTCCGAGGCTTCCGCCAAATCCAGGCATCACCGCCACCATTCCCATCACGCCCACAAGGCCAAGAGCAATTGGATGGACGCCAATGCCTCCATCGGCTCGTCCGGCTCCGGGCACGGCTTCTCGGGAAAGGCTTCTTTTTACGGCAATGAATCCGGCAGCAGAACCGCCTCCGGTCAGCGCTTCAATCAGAACGCCATGACCGCGGCCCACCGCTCGCTGCCGTTCGGCACCAAGCTCCGGGTGACCCATCGTGGCCAGAGCGTCGTGGTGACAATCAACGACCGTGGCCCCTTCATCAAGGGCCGCGTTCTCGACCTCTCCACGGGCGCTGCCCGTGCCATCGGCCTGACCGGTGCCGGCGTCGGCCACGTCACCGCCGAGGTCGTCTCTTAA
- a CDS encoding primosomal protein N', which produces MDHTTRSSTLSASAIRVVDVLVPVALNQNYSYRVPRGMELKPGDVVCVPLGPREVVAVVWAQNANPDPRLHNRLKDVGEKLDVPPLKEELRGLVDWVANYTLSARGMVLRMALRMGENLGPERMRLGVRLVGEPPRRLTPARRRVIEVLSDGLLHGKSEAAREAGVSGGVVDGLVDEGTLAVEAMPPPLAPPAPDPSFAQPEFSPQQRTAVDAMRALAANGSFHVALLDGVTGSGKTEVYFEAIAEIIRRGKQTLILMPEIALTGQFLDRFAQRFGVRPLEWHSELTPRTRQRNWAAISAGEAPVVVGARSALFLPYADLGLIIVDEEHDQAYKQDDGAHYHARDMAVVRAHIAKIPIVLASATPSVETEVNARKGRYQRVALPSRFGGQHMPHIEAIDLRRAPPPRGRFVSPPLAEQIQFAIEKREQALLFLNRRGYAPLTLCRACGHRFACTICDAWLVDHRFRQRLICHHCGFSMPRPNICPHCQAEQSLVAVGPGVERLQEEAASLFPNARTMVLSSDLITSIETMRSELNEIAEGRVDIIIGTQLVAKGHNFPRLNLVGVVDADLGLGNGDPRAAERTFQLLNQVIGRAGREQGRGVGYLQTHQPEHPVMKALVASDREAFYASEIEARDRAGYPPFGRLASLIISAGDRPTAEGFARKLAAVAPIDERIQVLGPAEAPLAVIKGRYRFRLLVKSLRNVDLSEYLREWLTAGPKTKGNLKLEVDVDPQSFL; this is translated from the coding sequence ATGGACCACACCACTCGCAGCAGCACCTTATCCGCATCGGCGATCCGCGTCGTCGACGTGCTAGTGCCGGTCGCGCTCAATCAGAATTATTCCTACCGCGTGCCGCGCGGCATGGAGCTCAAGCCCGGCGACGTCGTCTGTGTGCCGCTCGGTCCGCGCGAAGTGGTGGCGGTGGTGTGGGCGCAGAATGCCAATCCCGATCCGCGCCTGCACAACCGCCTGAAGGATGTCGGCGAAAAGCTCGATGTGCCGCCGCTGAAAGAGGAACTGCGCGGCCTCGTCGATTGGGTCGCCAATTACACGCTGTCCGCGCGCGGCATGGTGCTGCGCATGGCGTTGCGGATGGGCGAAAATCTCGGCCCCGAGCGGATGCGCCTCGGCGTGCGGCTGGTGGGCGAACCGCCTCGGCGTCTGACGCCGGCCCGGCGGCGCGTGATCGAGGTGCTGTCGGACGGCCTGCTGCATGGCAAATCCGAAGCGGCGCGGGAAGCCGGGGTCAGCGGCGGCGTGGTCGATGGCCTGGTCGACGAGGGCACGCTTGCCGTCGAGGCGATGCCGCCGCCGCTGGCGCCGCCCGCGCCCGATCCGTCCTTCGCGCAGCCGGAGTTTTCTCCGCAGCAACGCACGGCGGTCGATGCGATGCGCGCGCTTGCTGCCAATGGCAGCTTTCACGTCGCGTTGCTCGACGGCGTCACCGGCTCGGGCAAGACCGAAGTCTATTTCGAGGCGATTGCGGAAATTATCCGGCGCGGCAAACAGACGCTGATCCTGATGCCGGAGATCGCGCTGACCGGCCAATTCCTCGATCGTTTCGCCCAGCGCTTCGGCGTGCGTCCGCTGGAATGGCACTCCGAATTGACGCCGCGCACGCGGCAGCGCAATTGGGCGGCGATATCGGCGGGCGAAGCGCCGGTCGTGGTCGGCGCGCGCTCGGCGCTGTTTCTGCCCTATGCCGATTTGGGCCTGATCATCGTCGATGAGGAGCACGACCAGGCCTACAAGCAGGATGACGGCGCGCACTACCACGCCCGCGACATGGCAGTGGTGCGCGCGCATATCGCCAAAATTCCGATCGTGCTGGCGTCCGCGACGCCGTCGGTCGAAACCGAGGTCAACGCGCGCAAGGGGCGTTATCAGCGCGTCGCGCTGCCGTCGCGCTTCGGCGGCCAGCACATGCCGCATATCGAGGCGATCGATCTGCGCCGTGCACCGCCGCCGCGCGGCCGCTTCGTTTCGCCGCCGCTCGCCGAACAGATTCAGTTCGCGATCGAGAAGCGCGAGCAGGCGCTATTGTTCCTCAACCGCCGCGGCTACGCGCCGTTGACACTGTGCCGCGCCTGCGGGCATCGGTTTGCCTGCACGATCTGCGACGCCTGGCTGGTGGATCATCGTTTTCGTCAGCGGCTGATCTGCCACCATTGCGGCTTCTCGATGCCGCGCCCGAACATCTGCCCGCATTGCCAGGCCGAGCAATCGCTGGTCGCGGTCGGCCCCGGCGTCGAGCGGCTGCAGGAAGAGGCGGCGTCGCTGTTTCCGAACGCGCGCACCATGGTGCTGTCGAGCGATCTGATCACCTCGATCGAGACCATGCGCAGCGAACTCAATGAAATCGCCGAAGGCCGCGTCGACATCATCATTGGTACCCAACTGGTGGCGAAGGGGCATAACTTTCCGCGGCTCAATCTGGTCGGCGTCGTCGATGCCGATTTGGGCCTCGGCAATGGCGATCCGCGCGCCGCCGAGCGCACTTTCCAATTGCTCAACCAGGTGATTGGCCGTGCCGGGCGCGAGCAGGGCCGCGGCGTCGGCTACCTGCAGACCCATCAGCCCGAACATCCCGTGATGAAGGCCCTGGTCGCGAGCGACCGCGAAGCGTTCTATGCCAGCGAGATCGAGGCGCGCGATCGCGCCGGCTATCCACCGTTCGGCCGGCTCGCCAGCCTGATCATCTCCGCCGGCGACCGCCCGACCGCGGAAGGCTTTGCGCGAAAGCTTGCCGCGGTGGCGCCGATCGACGAGCGCATTCAGGTGTTGGGGCCTGCCGAAGCGCCGCTTGCGGTCATCAAGGGCCGCTACCGGTTCCGGCTTTTGGTGAAGTCGCTGCGCAATGTCGACCTGTCGGAATATTTGCGCGAATGGCTGACCGCCGGGCCGAAGACCAAGGGCAACCTGAAGCTCGAAGTCGACGTCGACCCGCAGAGCTTTTTGTGA
- a CDS encoding tyrosine recombinase XerC yields MAREVPALQSIELECADEGLALEMARWLTHLRAERRLSPKTLEAYARDLRQCLIFLSQHWGRRVTLKGFAALEATDVRAFMAMRRADDIAGRSLMRALAGLRSFGRYLEREGKGKVGALSAIRAPKVAKSLPKPIQMATAKRFADADERAGEGRDPWILARDAAVMALLYGSGLRISEALGLKRRDVPKPGEGDVLIVTGKGNKTRMVPVLQNVLALIADYVAMCPHSLPPAGPIFVGARGGPLSPRIIQLTMERLRGALGLPDSATPHALRHSFATHLLSRGGDLRAIQELLGHASLSTTQIYTGIDSERLLQVYKSAHPRG; encoded by the coding sequence ATGGCCAGGGAAGTTCCGGCACTCCAATCGATCGAACTCGAATGCGCCGACGAGGGCCTCGCGCTGGAGATGGCGCGCTGGCTGACGCATCTGCGCGCCGAGCGGCGGCTGTCGCCAAAGACGCTCGAAGCCTACGCCCGTGACCTCCGCCAATGCCTCATTTTCCTCAGCCAGCACTGGGGCAGGAGGGTCACGCTGAAGGGGTTCGCGGCGCTGGAGGCCACCGACGTCAGGGCGTTCATGGCGATGCGACGCGCCGACGACATTGCCGGGCGTTCGCTGATGCGGGCGCTGGCGGGCTTGCGTTCATTCGGGCGCTATCTCGAACGCGAAGGCAAAGGCAAGGTCGGAGCCCTGTCCGCCATCCGCGCGCCCAAGGTTGCCAAGAGCCTGCCGAAGCCGATCCAGATGGCCACCGCCAAGCGTTTTGCCGATGCCGACGAGCGCGCCGGCGAGGGGCGCGATCCCTGGATCCTGGCGCGCGACGCTGCTGTGATGGCGCTGCTCTATGGATCAGGCCTGCGCATCTCCGAGGCGCTGGGACTGAAACGGCGCGACGTGCCCAAACCGGGCGAAGGCGACGTCCTCATCGTCACCGGCAAGGGCAACAAGACCCGGATGGTGCCGGTGCTGCAGAACGTGCTGGCGCTGATCGCCGACTACGTTGCGATGTGCCCGCATTCTTTGCCTCCCGCCGGACCTATTTTCGTCGGCGCGCGCGGCGGACCGCTTTCCCCGCGGATCATCCAGCTCACCATGGAGCGGCTGCGCGGCGCGCTCGGCCTGCCCGACAGCGCCACCCCGCACGCGCTGCGGCATTCCTTCGCGACCCACCTGCTCAGCCGCGGCGGCGATTTGCGCGCGATCCAGGAACTGCTCGGCCACGCCTCGCTCTCGACCACGCAGATCTACACCGGCATCGACAGCGAGCGGCTGCTGCAAGTGTACAAGAGCGCGCACCCGCGAGGGTAA
- a CDS encoding SDR family NAD(P)-dependent oxidoreductase — translation MSRTNMQNERVMIITGGSSGIGRAAALRFANQGDKVLITGRRAGPVEQTVAEHKNIAGIVANTASAEDAKRTIATAVDNWGRVDALVNNAGAGAILPLSDATADRIIDIFSVNVLGPSLLARAALPHLKATQGTIINISSTFGHRPAAGLSHYAASKAALEHLTRCWALELAPLRIRVNAVAAGPTESGALTGMMGLSAEQAEAVREDERARIPLGRRGVPDDIAEWIVQLAGPASQWLTGQVLAVDGGLGLA, via the coding sequence ATGAGTCGAACGAACATGCAGAACGAAAGAGTCATGATCATAACGGGCGGCAGCTCCGGCATCGGTCGGGCGGCCGCGCTCCGTTTCGCCAACCAGGGCGACAAGGTGCTCATCACCGGCCGCCGCGCCGGCCCCGTCGAGCAAACGGTGGCGGAGCACAAGAATATCGCGGGCATCGTTGCGAATACCGCCTCTGCTGAAGACGCCAAGCGGACCATCGCCACGGCGGTCGACAACTGGGGCCGAGTGGATGCGCTCGTCAACAACGCCGGCGCGGGCGCCATCCTTCCGTTATCGGATGCGACAGCCGATCGGATCATAGACATCTTTTCCGTCAATGTGCTCGGTCCGAGCCTGCTGGCCCGCGCCGCCCTTCCTCACCTGAAGGCGACGCAGGGCACCATCATCAACATCTCCTCGACCTTCGGTCACCGGCCGGCGGCGGGACTATCCCACTACGCCGCCAGCAAGGCGGCGCTGGAACACTTGACCCGCTGCTGGGCGCTCGAACTCGCGCCGCTCCGAATAAGGGTGAATGCGGTCGCGGCCGGGCCCACGGAATCCGGCGCCTTGACCGGGATGATGGGGCTATCTGCGGAACAGGCAGAAGCCGTCAGGGAAGACGAGCGCGCACGGATTCCGCTCGGTCGGCGCGGCGTTCCCGACGACATCGCGGAATGGATTGTCCAGCTTGCGGGTCCCGCCTCGCAATGGCTGACGGGCCAGGTTCTCGCCGTCGATGGCGGCTTGGGACTGGCTTAG
- a CDS encoding MBL fold metallo-hydrolase, whose amino-acid sequence MNLHNTSYPVTSGPEELVPSRYALKVGDIDVLVVSDGVLPLPTQMLGHNADPADRAAWLKDMFLPQDAFDWALNVVVVRSGGKTILIDAGLGSDPDLNLPRAGQLIKRLEAAGIDLGSVTDLVLTHMHMDHIGGLLVEGVKERLRKDLRIHVAAAEVKFWESPDFSHTSMPQGFPDALRSAAKRFVSEYGSNLRTFDEEHEIAPGVVARRTGGHTPGHSVVRVASGGDGLTFAGDAVFTVGFEQPDWHNGFEHDPEEAARVRVRLLRELAKSGEMLVATHLPFPSIGRVAADGDVFRFVPVFWDY is encoded by the coding sequence ATGAACCTGCATAACACCTCATACCCCGTTACATCGGGACCCGAAGAGCTCGTTCCGTCGCGCTACGCGCTGAAGGTTGGCGACATTGACGTGCTGGTGGTCAGCGATGGCGTGCTGCCGCTCCCAACCCAAATGTTGGGACACAACGCCGACCCGGCCGACCGCGCGGCCTGGCTGAAAGACATGTTCCTGCCGCAGGACGCGTTCGACTGGGCGCTGAACGTGGTCGTGGTGCGTAGCGGCGGCAAGACCATCCTCATTGACGCTGGACTAGGGTCCGATCCGGACTTGAACTTGCCGCGGGCCGGCCAGTTGATCAAGCGACTGGAGGCCGCCGGCATCGATCTTGGGTCCGTGACCGACCTGGTGCTGACCCACATGCACATGGACCACATTGGCGGGCTGCTCGTCGAGGGGGTGAAGGAGCGACTGCGTAAAGACCTGCGGATCCACGTGGCGGCCGCCGAGGTCAAGTTCTGGGAGTCGCCCGATTTCTCCCACACCTCCATGCCGCAGGGTTTCCCGGATGCGCTTCGGTCGGCCGCCAAGCGGTTCGTGAGCGAGTACGGGAGCAACCTGCGGACGTTCGATGAGGAGCACGAGATTGCGCCAGGCGTGGTCGCCCGTCGCACCGGCGGTCACACCCCCGGGCACAGCGTGGTCCGCGTGGCGTCCGGCGGCGACGGGCTGACGTTCGCCGGCGACGCAGTGTTTACTGTCGGGTTCGAGCAGCCTGACTGGCACAACGGTTTCGAACACGACCCCGAAGAGGCGGCGCGCGTTCGGGTCCGTCTTTTGCGGGAGCTGGCCAAGAGCGGCGAGATGCTGGTGGCCACTCACCTGCCGTTCCCGTCCATCGGCCGGGTGGCGGCCGACGGCGACGTCTTCCGTTTCGTACCGGTCTTCTGGGACTACTGA
- a CDS encoding NAD(P)/FAD-dependent oxidoreductase, whose translation MRLAIIGAGFAGMYAALSSARLRDIHGVSPDDLEIALIAPEPTLVVRPRLYEPRPETLTAPLLDVLKAIDVDYIQGSAETINTDARTVQITTPKGPRKTLSYDRLVVATGSRLFRPNIPGLAEHGFSVDSLDDAIALDKHLHSLADRPAINGRDTVVVAGGGFTGIEAATELPARLREILGNDAKTRVIIVDRNSAIAPDMGEGPRPVIEEALRKLGVETRLGAGVASLDKSGVTLSTGERIETETVVWAAGIRAAPLTAQIPTERDNFGRLLVDRDLRVPGVAGVFATGDAARAACDDEGNYALMSCQHATRMGAFAGNNAAAELLGVPTRPYHQKAYVTCLDLGEAGALFTRGWERKIEMVGDVAKKTKQEINTVWIYPPRAERAAALASADPERVTNL comes from the coding sequence ATGCGACTAGCCATTATCGGCGCCGGCTTCGCCGGCATGTACGCCGCCCTTTCCTCCGCCCGCCTGCGCGACATTCACGGCGTTTCGCCTGACGATCTCGAAATCGCACTGATCGCACCGGAGCCGACGCTGGTGGTCCGCCCAAGGCTCTATGAGCCGAGGCCGGAAACCCTGACCGCGCCGCTGCTTGACGTCCTCAAGGCGATCGACGTCGACTACATCCAGGGCAGCGCCGAGACGATCAACACCGATGCTCGAACGGTGCAGATCACGACTCCAAAGGGCCCGCGAAAGACTCTGTCCTACGACCGTCTCGTGGTGGCCACCGGCAGCCGCCTCTTCCGCCCCAACATTCCGGGCCTTGCCGAGCACGGCTTCAGTGTTGACTCGCTCGATGACGCAATCGCGCTCGACAAGCATCTACACAGCCTGGCCGACCGGCCGGCCATCAACGGGCGGGATACCGTCGTCGTCGCCGGCGGCGGCTTCACCGGCATCGAGGCAGCAACCGAGCTGCCCGCGCGCTTGCGCGAAATCCTTGGCAACGACGCCAAGACCCGCGTGATCATCGTCGACCGCAACAGTGCGATCGCTCCCGACATGGGCGAAGGCCCTCGCCCGGTGATCGAGGAAGCGTTGCGCAAGCTCGGCGTAGAGACCCGGCTCGGGGCTGGCGTCGCCTCGCTCGACAAATCCGGCGTCACCCTGTCGACCGGCGAACGCATCGAAACCGAGACAGTGGTCTGGGCGGCCGGCATTCGCGCCGCGCCGTTGACGGCGCAGATTCCCACCGAGCGCGACAATTTCGGCCGCCTGCTGGTGGATCGCGATCTGCGCGTGCCGGGTGTCGCCGGCGTCTTCGCCACCGGCGATGCTGCGCGGGCCGCATGCGACGACGAAGGCAACTACGCGCTGATGTCGTGCCAGCACGCCACGCGGATGGGCGCCTTTGCCGGCAACAATGCCGCTGCCGAGCTCCTGGGCGTTCCGACCAGGCCGTATCACCAGAAGGCCTACGTCACCTGCCTCGACCTCGGCGAAGCCGGCGCTCTGTTCACGCGCGGCTGGGAGCGCAAGATCGAGATGGTCGGCGACGTCGCCAAGAAGACCAAGCAGGAGATCAATACTGTCTGGATCTACCCGCCCCGCGCCGAGCGCGCCGCGGCGCTCGCGTCGGCCGATCCGGAGCGCGTGACCAACCTCTAG
- a CDS encoding alpha/beta fold hydrolase — protein MISVTTNDGVQIFYKDWGPKSAQPIVFHHGWPLTADDWDNQMLFFVSKGYRVIAHDRRGHGRSMQVSDGHDMDHYAADVAAVVEHLDLRNAIHIGHSTGGGEATRYVARHGRNRVAKLVLIGAVPPLMLKTEANPGGLPIEVFDGLRQQLSANRAQFYRDFASGPFYGYNRPGAEASQAVIWNWWRQSMMGSAKAHYDGIKAFSETDFSEDLKSITQPTLVLHGGDDQIVPVDDSAPLSAKLLKHSTLKIYDLLPHGLCTTHADFINADILSFISA, from the coding sequence ATGATCTCCGTCACCACCAACGATGGCGTCCAGATTTTCTATAAGGACTGGGGGCCGAAATCCGCCCAGCCGATCGTTTTTCACCACGGCTGGCCACTGACCGCCGACGACTGGGATAACCAGATGCTCTTCTTCGTCAGCAAGGGCTACCGTGTCATCGCCCATGATCGCCGGGGTCATGGCCGTTCGATGCAGGTGAGTGACGGCCACGATATGGATCACTACGCAGCCGATGTCGCGGCCGTCGTAGAGCACCTCGATCTTCGGAATGCCATTCACATCGGTCATTCCACGGGCGGCGGCGAGGCCACGCGTTACGTTGCACGCCATGGCAGAAATCGCGTGGCGAAGCTGGTCCTGATCGGTGCGGTGCCGCCGCTGATGTTGAAGACAGAGGCCAATCCGGGTGGCTTGCCCATCGAAGTGTTCGACGGCCTACGCCAGCAGCTCTCTGCCAACAGGGCGCAGTTCTACAGAGACTTCGCGAGCGGTCCATTCTATGGCTATAACCGCCCGGGCGCAGAAGCATCGCAGGCCGTCATCTGGAATTGGTGGCGCCAAAGCATGATGGGCAGCGCCAAGGCCCACTATGATGGCATCAAGGCTTTCTCGGAAACGGACTTCAGCGAGGACCTGAAAAGCATCACCCAGCCCACGCTCGTCCTGCATGGCGGTGACGACCAGATCGTACCCGTCGACGACTCCGCGCCCCTGTCGGCGAAGCTACTGAAGCACAGCACACTAAAAATCTACGATCTTCTGCCACACGGCCTGTGCACGACACATGCCGACTTCATCAACGCCGACATTCTCTCCTTCATCTCGGCCTAG
- a CDS encoding helix-turn-helix transcriptional regulator, protein MNKPILRDPSEDPPAKSGARQSNSPITDGRPADVEMARVLKTAPLRMASDPSSGAIAYWKHDPLHDVVEPMADHVIMTYPAGSQRLERRTGKSAAITTARPGVVTVIPAGSTSRWDIHQPMHVVQLYLPHRTLERVAREADTATPIDLLERTAHPDPITSRLLLSAADALEGNGALETLFRQQLTDLLATRLLAAHTGLPTPSQPTMGGLSPKVLLRAIERLRSDSEADVSLAALASEAGLSRFHFCRAFKESTGLSPHAWLRQHRLEQAMNMLRDTDESVVSVAAALGYASQTAFAAAFRKLTGETPSDWRRRIR, encoded by the coding sequence ATGAATAAGCCGATCCTGCGCGATCCTTCGGAAGATCCGCCGGCCAAGTCTGGGGCGCGCCAGAGCAACTCGCCGATTACCGATGGGCGTCCTGCCGATGTGGAGATGGCACGCGTGCTCAAGACCGCGCCACTTCGCATGGCTTCCGATCCGTCCAGTGGCGCGATCGCCTATTGGAAGCATGATCCCCTGCACGACGTCGTGGAGCCAATGGCTGATCACGTCATTATGACTTACCCTGCCGGCTCACAGCGGCTGGAGCGGCGCACCGGTAAATCAGCAGCGATTACGACGGCGCGTCCCGGGGTTGTGACGGTCATCCCAGCCGGCTCGACCTCCCGGTGGGACATTCACCAGCCCATGCATGTCGTTCAACTCTATCTTCCGCACAGAACGCTTGAGCGCGTTGCCCGCGAGGCCGATACGGCCACACCGATCGATCTCCTGGAGCGAACGGCGCATCCCGACCCCATTACATCCCGATTGCTCTTGAGCGCGGCCGATGCGCTGGAGGGCAATGGGGCCCTGGAAACGCTGTTCAGGCAGCAGCTGACGGACCTCCTGGCCACACGCCTCCTGGCTGCGCACACTGGCTTGCCAACGCCGTCCCAGCCGACCATGGGTGGGCTGTCGCCGAAGGTCCTGCTCCGCGCCATCGAACGCCTGCGCTCGGACAGCGAAGCGGACGTCTCGCTCGCCGCTCTCGCTTCAGAGGCCGGCCTGTCGCGCTTCCACTTCTGTCGTGCCTTCAAGGAGAGCACCGGGCTTTCGCCGCATGCCTGGCTGCGCCAGCACCGCCTCGAGCAGGCCATGAACATGCTGCGCGACACCGACGAGTCGGTCGTCTCGGTCGCCGCGGCGCTTGGCTATGCCTCCCAGACGGCCTTCGCCGCGGCGTTCAGGAAGCTGACCGGAGAAACGCCGAGCGATTGGCGACGGCGCATACGTTAA
- a CDS encoding DUF4337 domain-containing protein, with translation MGAHESMEHAEHAEHASGSNKKIALLIAVIALFLALSETLGKGAQTEAISKNVEASNLWAFFQAKSIRRTVVQATAEHAKLSLGTVGDDAAKAALQKQIDDWNKTAQRYRSEPETGEGSEELAKRAKHAEHERDEATAKYHHYEIASAAFQIGIVLASATIITGMIVLAWVSGALALAGIAITGLGLYAPHLLHLH, from the coding sequence ATGGGCGCACATGAAAGCATGGAGCATGCGGAGCATGCCGAGCACGCTTCGGGCTCGAACAAGAAGATCGCGTTGCTGATCGCCGTGATCGCCTTGTTTCTAGCGCTGTCGGAAACGCTGGGCAAGGGCGCGCAGACCGAGGCCATCAGCAAGAACGTCGAGGCGTCGAACCTGTGGGCGTTCTTTCAGGCCAAGAGCATCCGCCGCACCGTGGTGCAGGCCACCGCCGAGCACGCCAAGCTCAGCCTTGGAACGGTCGGTGACGATGCGGCAAAGGCGGCGCTGCAGAAACAGATCGACGACTGGAACAAGACCGCGCAGCGTTACCGTTCGGAGCCGGAAACCGGCGAAGGTTCGGAAGAACTCGCCAAGCGCGCCAAGCACGCCGAGCACGAGCGCGATGAGGCGACCGCGAAGTATCACCACTACGAAATCGCCTCGGCCGCCTTTCAGATCGGCATCGTGCTGGCTTCCGCCACCATCATCACCGGCATGATCGTGCTGGCCTGGGTGTCAGGCGCATTGGCGCTCGCGGGCATCGCGATTACCGGCCTCGGCCTCTACGCGCCGCATCTCTTGCATTTGCATTGA
- the lpdA gene encoding dihydrolipoyl dehydrogenase — protein MASYDLVVIGTGPGGYVCAVRAAQLGMKVAVVEKNATLGGTCLNVGCMPSKALLHASEMFEEAAHSFAKMGVSVSAPKLDLPSMMNFKQQGIDGNVKGVEFLMKKNKIDVISGKGKILGAGKVEVTGSDGKAQTVETKNIVIATGSDIARLKGIEIDEKRVVSSTGALSLEKVPEKLLIIGAGVIGLELGSVWKRLGAEVMVVEFLDRILPGMDGEVAKQFQRILEKQGFAFRLGAKVTGVDTSGKTLKVSVEPAVGGPAETFETDVVLVCIGRVPYTDGLGCKEAGIALDNRGRVQIDAHFSTSVKGVYAIGDVVAGPMLAHKAEDEGVACAEIIAGQAGHVNYDVIPGVVYTTPEVSSVGKTEEELKQAGVAYTSGKFPFTANGRSKVNQTTDGFVKILADAKTDRVLGVHIVGREAGEMIHEACVLMEFGGSAEDLARTCHAHPTRSEAIKEAALAIGKRAIHM, from the coding sequence ATGGCTTCCTACGATCTCGTCGTCATTGGCACCGGCCCGGGAGGATATGTCTGCGCGGTGCGCGCGGCGCAACTCGGCATGAAGGTTGCCGTGGTCGAGAAGAACGCAACGCTCGGCGGCACCTGCCTCAATGTCGGCTGCATGCCGTCGAAGGCGCTGCTGCATGCCTCCGAAATGTTCGAAGAGGCCGCGCACTCCTTTGCCAAGATGGGCGTCAGCGTTTCCGCGCCGAAACTCGACCTGCCCTCGATGATGAACTTCAAGCAGCAGGGCATCGACGGCAACGTCAAAGGCGTCGAGTTCCTGATGAAGAAGAACAAGATCGACGTCATCAGCGGCAAGGGCAAGATCCTCGGTGCCGGCAAGGTCGAGGTCACGGGCAGCGACGGCAAGGCGCAGACGGTCGAGACCAAAAACATCGTCATCGCCACCGGCTCCGATATTGCGCGGCTGAAGGGCATCGAGATCGACGAGAAGCGCGTCGTGTCGTCGACCGGTGCGCTGTCGCTGGAGAAAGTGCCGGAGAAGCTCCTGATCATCGGCGCGGGCGTGATCGGGCTCGAGCTTGGCTCGGTCTGGAAACGGCTCGGCGCCGAGGTCATGGTGGTCGAATTCCTCGATCGCATCCTGCCCGGCATGGATGGCGAAGTGGCAAAGCAATTCCAGCGCATCCTCGAAAAGCAGGGTTTTGCATTCAGGCTCGGCGCCAAGGTCACCGGCGTCGATACGTCGGGCAAGACGTTGAAGGTCAGTGTCGAACCAGCAGTCGGCGGACCGGCAGAGACGTTCGAAACCGATGTGGTTCTGGTTTGCATCGGCCGCGTGCCCTACACCGACGGGCTCGGCTGCAAGGAGGCCGGCATCGCGCTCGACAATCGCGGTCGCGTGCAGATCGATGCGCATTTCTCGACCAGCGTGAAGGGCGTCTATGCGATCGGCGACGTGGTGGCGGGGCCGATGCTCGCGCACAAGGCCGAGGACGAGGGCGTTGCCTGCGCCGAGATCATTGCAGGGCAGGCGGGCCACGTGAACTACGATGTTATCCCAGGCGTCGTGTATACCACGCCGGAAGTGTCGTCGGTCGGCAAGACTGAGGAAGAGCTGAAGCAGGCGGGCGTCGCCTACACGTCGGGCAAGTTTCCGTTCACCGCCAATGGCCGCTCCAAGGTCAACCAGACCACTGACGGTTTCGTGAAGATTCTCGCAGATGCGAAGACCGATCGCGTACTTGGAGTGCACATCGTCGGCCGCGAAGCCGGCGAAATGATCCACGAAGCCTGTGTTCTGATGGAGTTCGGCGGCTCTGCCGAAGATCTGGCGCGCACGTGCCATGCCCATCCGACCCGCTCGGAAGCCATCAAGGAAGCCGCGCTTGCGATCGGCAAACGCGCCATCCATATGTGA